One genomic segment of Gossypium arboreum isolate Shixiya-1 chromosome 3, ASM2569848v2, whole genome shotgun sequence includes these proteins:
- the LOC108454598 gene encoding uncharacterized protein LOC108454598 codes for MESSDDEKDGIYGNFVPKELGHNFALNGTKFVDEVLNGQSERCLENFRMDKPVFYKLCDILQGKGLLRHTNRIKIEEQLAIFLFIIGHNLRTRAVQELFRYSGETISRHFNNVLNAIMAISLEFFQPPGSDVPPEISQDPRFYPYFKDCVGAVDGIHVPVMVGVDEQGPFRNKNGLLSQNVLAACSFDLKFHYVLAGWEGSASDLRVLNSALTRRNKLQVPEGRYYLVDNKYANMPGFIAPYLGVSYNSNEFPSGYHRQDAKELFNQRHFLLRNATDRIFGALKERFPILMSAPPYPLQTQVKLVVAACALHNYIRREKPDDMLFKMYEPQTALQIQESLAPQEVEQAIMPVDTHDLEVAFEAEQPELNSQLRDSIATEMWEDYIRDLAVV; via the exons ATGGAGAGCTCTGATGATGAAAAGGATGGAATCTATGGAAATTTTGTGCCGAAAGAACTGGGCCATAATTTTGCATTGAATGGTACAAAGTTTGTAGATGAGGTCCTTAATGGACAGAGTGAGCGGTGTTTGGAAAATTTTCGCATGGATAAGCCAGTGTTTTacaaattatgtgatattctgCAAGGCAAAGGCTTACTTCGGCATACAAATCGTATCAAGATTGAGGAGCAATTAGCTATTTTCTTGTTCATAATTGGCCATAACCTACGGACTCGGGCTGTTCAGGAGTTATTTAGATACTCCGGTGAAACCATCAGTCGCCATTTCAATAATGTTCTGAATGCAATTATGGCAATTTCATTAGAATTCTTTCAGCCTCCAGGATCTGATGTTCCTCCAGAAATCTCGCAGGATCCTCGATTTTATCCATATTTTAAG GACTGTGTTGGAGCAGTTGATGGCATACACGTTCCAGTGATGGTTGGTGTAGATGAGCAAGGACCTTTCCGAAATAAGAATGGTTTACTTTCTCAAAATGTTCTGGCAGCTTGTTCATTTGATCTTAAATTCCATTATGTTCTAGCTGGCTGGGAAGGTTCAGCATCAGATTTGAGAGTTCTAAATTCAGCACTTACTAGGCGCAATAAGTTGCAAGTCCCTGAAG GAAGATACTACCTTGTGGATAACAAGTATGCAAATATGCCAGGCTTTATTGCCCCGTATCTTGGTGTCTCTTATAACTCAAATGAATTTCCCAGTGGTTATCATCGCCAAGATGCCAAGGAGCTATTTAATCAACGACACTTCTTGCTGCGAAATGCTACTGATCGTATTTTTGGGGCCTTGAAGGAAAGGTTCCCTATTTTGATGTCGGCTCCTCCCTACCCATTGCAAACACAAGTGAAATTGGTAGTAGCCGCATGTGCATTGCATAATTACATCCGTAGGGAGAAACCAGATGACATGCTTTTTAAAATGTATGAACCACAGACTGCCTTACAGATACAAGAATCATTGGCTCCACAAGAGGTGGAACAAGCAATAATGCCTGTTGATACCCATGATCTGGAAGTTGCATTTGAAGCAGAGCAACCAGAACTTAATTCACAGTTAAGGGATTCAATTGCGACCGAAATGTGGGAAGACTATATCCGTGATTTAGCAGTCGTGTAG